One Halomonas sp. M4R1S46 genomic window carries:
- a CDS encoding MFS transporter translates to MTRQSADSGRWEAGHEPLPPRGRRNADIEHWDVEDPTFWQTTGRRIANRNLWISIPSLLMGFAVWLMWGMITTQMRNLGFAFTVDQLFTLTAIAGLSGATLRIPASFMIRIAGGRNTIFLTTALLMLPALGTGIALMNPGTPLWVFQALALLSGIGGGNFACSMSNISTFYPKKQQGYALGMNAGLGNFGVTTMQILIPLVMTAGVFGAIAGDPMELTRASGTLIGRIEAGTDTWIQNAGLIWLVFLIPLAFAGWFGMNNLRTITPHPGTPLQAFGKILGLYGVGLITSVVGVAALGWLNMWLALPLTIVLTLGLLRLMPGKVRSNIQKQFEIFRDKHTWSMTVLYIATFGSFIGFSAALPLSITVIFGNMMEVAADGSVTRVANPDAPSALTWAWMGPFVGALIRPVGGWISDKVGGSIVTQIISVIMVAASAAVGYVMMLAYNATDPNQYFWMFLTLFIVLFAASGIGNGSTFRSIGVIFDQQKKGPVLGWTSAVAAYGAFIAPRVMGEQIKAGTPELAMYGFAVFYALCLVVNWWFYLRPGAYVKNP, encoded by the coding sequence ACCACCGGGCGCCGCATCGCCAACCGCAACCTGTGGATCTCCATTCCCAGCCTGCTGATGGGCTTCGCCGTCTGGCTGATGTGGGGCATGATCACCACCCAGATGCGCAACCTCGGCTTCGCCTTCACGGTGGACCAGCTGTTCACCCTGACCGCCATCGCCGGCCTCTCCGGGGCCACCCTGCGCATCCCGGCGTCGTTCATGATCCGCATCGCCGGCGGGCGCAACACCATCTTCCTGACCACCGCCCTGCTCATGCTGCCGGCGCTCGGCACCGGCATCGCGCTGATGAACCCCGGCACGCCGCTGTGGGTCTTCCAGGCCCTGGCCCTGCTCTCGGGGATCGGCGGCGGCAACTTCGCCTGCTCGATGAGCAACATCTCGACCTTCTACCCCAAGAAGCAGCAGGGCTATGCCCTGGGCATGAACGCCGGCCTGGGCAACTTCGGCGTCACCACCATGCAGATCCTGATCCCGCTGGTGATGACCGCGGGCGTGTTCGGCGCCATCGCCGGCGATCCCATGGAACTGACCCGCGCCAGCGGCACCCTGATCGGCCGCATCGAGGCGGGCACCGATACCTGGATCCAGAACGCCGGCCTGATCTGGCTGGTCTTCCTGATCCCGCTGGCCTTCGCCGGCTGGTTCGGCATGAACAACCTGCGCACCATCACTCCCCATCCCGGTACCCCGCTGCAGGCCTTCGGCAAGATTCTCGGCCTCTACGGCGTGGGCCTGATCACCTCCGTGGTCGGCGTGGCCGCCCTGGGCTGGCTGAACATGTGGCTGGCGCTGCCGCTGACCATCGTGCTGACCCTGGGCCTGCTGCGGCTGATGCCCGGCAAGGTGCGCAGCAACATCCAGAAGCAGTTCGAGATCTTCCGCGACAAGCACACCTGGTCGATGACCGTGCTCTACATCGCCACCTTCGGCTCCTTCATCGGCTTCTCCGCCGCCCTGCCGCTGTCGATCACCGTGATCTTCGGCAACATGATGGAGGTGGCCGCCGACGGCAGCGTCACCCGCGTGGCCAACCCGGACGCCCCCAGCGCCCTGACCTGGGCCTGGATGGGCCCCTTCGTCGGCGCGCTGATCCGCCCGGTGGGCGGCTGGATCTCCGACAAGGTCGGCGGTTCCATCGTCACCCAGATCATCTCGGTGATCATGGTCGCCGCCTCGGCGGCGGTGGGCTACGTGATGATGCTCGCCTACAACGCCACCGATCCCAACCAGTACTTCTGGATGTTCCTGACGCTGTTCATCGTGCTGTTCGCCGCCAGCGGCATCGGCAACGGCTCCACCTTCCGCAGCATCGGGGTGATCTTCGACCAGCAGAAGAAGGGCCCCGTGCTCGGCTGGACCTCCGCCGTGGCCGCCTACGGCGCCTTCATCGCCCCCCGGGTGATGGGCGAGCAGATCAAGGCCGGCACCCCGGAGTTGGCCATGTACGGCTTCGCGGTCTTCTACGCCCTGTGCCTGGTGGTCAACTGGTGGTTCTACCTGCGCCCCGGCGCCTACGTGAAGAACCCCTGA
- a CDS encoding MFS transporter, whose protein sequence is MKHLEGVTRPQQYRALTLSTLAFTTCFAVWTIFSIIGVQIKQDLGLNETQFGILVATPILTGSISRLFLGIWTEQFGGRRVFSVLMLVTAACVFLLSYVESYAMFLVAALGVGLAGGSFIVGIAYTSYWFEKEKQGTALGIFGAGNAGAAVTNFAAPFLLLALGWERTAVVYAIVLAAVAVGFWVFAKEDPLTRARRGAGGKATSAKAQLEPLKYLQVWRFALYYFFVFGAFVALASYLPRYYVGAYDVSIAVAGSLAALYTLPASVFRALGGWMSDRYGARSIMYLTFIASLVCLFLLAYPETHYVVEGKEGPIAFSLAMPLWGVVTLTVLLGFFMSLGKAAVYKHIPVYYPENVGSVGGLVGMIGGLGGFFLPIVFGAVLDLTGVWTSSYMVLFVLVAVSLIWMHGAIRRMERARVPELGEERYRYLPEIQDVGGRSVGHAGRAEPSASVQPAREAGG, encoded by the coding sequence ATGAAACATCTCGAGGGCGTGACCCGGCCACAGCAATACCGGGCGCTGACGCTCAGCACCCTGGCGTTCACCACCTGCTTCGCGGTGTGGACGATCTTTTCCATCATCGGGGTCCAGATCAAGCAGGACCTGGGGCTCAACGAGACCCAGTTCGGCATCCTGGTGGCCACCCCGATCCTCACCGGCTCGATCAGCCGGCTCTTCCTGGGCATCTGGACCGAGCAGTTCGGCGGCCGCCGGGTGTTCAGCGTGCTGATGCTGGTCACCGCGGCCTGCGTCTTCCTGCTCTCCTACGTCGAGTCCTACGCGATGTTCCTGGTCGCCGCCCTGGGCGTCGGCCTGGCCGGCGGCTCCTTCATCGTCGGTATCGCCTACACCTCCTACTGGTTCGAGAAGGAGAAGCAGGGCACCGCGCTGGGGATCTTCGGCGCCGGCAACGCCGGGGCGGCGGTCACCAACTTCGCCGCTCCGTTCCTGCTGCTGGCCCTGGGCTGGGAACGGACCGCGGTGGTCTACGCCATCGTGCTGGCCGCGGTGGCCGTGGGCTTCTGGGTGTTCGCCAAGGAAGACCCGCTGACCCGGGCCCGGCGTGGCGCGGGCGGCAAGGCCACCTCCGCCAAGGCTCAGCTGGAGCCTCTCAAGTACCTGCAGGTGTGGCGCTTCGCCCTCTACTACTTCTTCGTCTTCGGCGCCTTCGTCGCCCTGGCCTCCTACCTGCCCCGTTACTACGTGGGCGCCTATGACGTCAGCATCGCCGTGGCCGGCTCGCTGGCGGCCCTCTACACCCTGCCGGCCAGTGTCTTCCGGGCGCTCGGCGGCTGGATGTCCGACCGCTACGGCGCCCGCTCGATCATGTACCTGACCTTCATCGCCTCGCTGGTCTGCCTGTTCCTGCTCGCCTACCCCGAGACCCACTACGTGGTGGAGGGCAAGGAGGGCCCGATCGCCTTCTCCCTGGCCATGCCGCTGTGGGGCGTGGTGACGCTGACCGTGCTGCTGGGCTTCTTCATGTCGCTGGGCAAGGCCGCCGTCTACAAGCACATCCCGGTCTACTACCCGGAGAACGTCGGCTCGGTGGGCGGCCTGGTCGGCATGATCGGCGGCCTGGGCGGCTTCTTCCTGCCGATCGTCTTCGGCGCCGTGCTCGACCTCACCGGGGTCTGGACCAGCTCCTACATGGTGCTCTTCGTGCTGGTGGCCGTCTCGCTGATCTGGATGCACGGCGCCATCCGCCGCATGGAGCGTGCCCGGGTGCCGGAGCTCGGCGAGGAGCGCTATCGCTACCTGCCGGAGATCCAGGATGTGGGAGGCCGTTCCGTCGGTCACGCAGGCCGTGCCGAGCCTTCCGCCTCGGTGCAACCCGCCCGGGAGGCCGGGGGCTGA
- a CDS encoding DUF4870 family protein: MSFTPSPHEFADPLVKERGRGTVLIVYGLFLGSVLAVITAPIGVAIAHWMRHRTSAWLESHRRFQVRTFWLGVLGGALGLAGWQLLGLAGLPAATSWAFGYLFFTACLAWMVGRCGVGLHRLLANRPIANPESLAFGGVAVTLAG, translated from the coding sequence ATGTCCTTTACCCCGTCCCCCCACGAGTTCGCCGACCCCCTGGTCAAGGAACGCGGCCGCGGCACCGTGCTGATCGTCTACGGCCTCTTCCTGGGGAGCGTCTTGGCCGTGATCACCGCCCCGATCGGCGTGGCAATCGCCCATTGGATGCGCCATCGCACCAGCGCCTGGCTCGAGTCCCACCGACGCTTTCAGGTTCGCACCTTCTGGCTGGGCGTACTCGGTGGTGCACTGGGCCTGGCGGGCTGGCAGCTGCTGGGCCTGGCCGGCCTGCCCGCCGCGACGTCCTGGGCATTCGGCTACCTGTTCTTCACCGCCTGCCTGGCATGGATGGTCGGGCGCTGCGGGGTGGGCCTGCATCGGCTGCTGGCCAACCGGCCCATCGCCAACCCGGAGAGCCTGGCCTTCGGCGGGGTCGCCGTGACCCTCGCGGGGTGA